The Burkholderiales bacterium genome includes a window with the following:
- the gpmA gene encoding 2,3-diphosphoglycerate-dependent phosphoglycerate mutase: protein MKSIVLLRHGESVWNKENRFTGWTDVDLSERGVEEAREAGRLIRSAGFDFDLAFCSVLKRAIRTLWIVLEELDRMWIPQELSWRLNERHYGALQGLDKAEMARKFGEEQILLWRRSYDVPPPPLERDDPRNPANDLRYRDVPAAELPLTECLKDTVARFLPFWRSRIAPQVAAGRRVIVAAHGNTIRALVKYLDDVSEKDIVALNIPTGIPLVYELHDDLRPIRSFYLGDQEKARAAAAAVAAQSKARV from the coding sequence ATGAAGAGCATCGTACTGCTTCGCCACGGCGAGAGCGTGTGGAACAAGGAAAACCGCTTCACCGGTTGGACCGATGTGGACCTCTCCGAGCGGGGCGTGGAGGAAGCGCGCGAAGCCGGCCGACTGATCCGTTCCGCCGGCTTCGATTTCGACCTCGCGTTCTGCTCGGTGCTCAAGCGCGCGATCCGCACGCTCTGGATCGTGCTCGAAGAGCTGGATCGCATGTGGATTCCCCAGGAACTCTCGTGGCGTCTGAACGAGCGGCACTACGGCGCCTTGCAGGGCCTGGACAAGGCCGAGATGGCCCGGAAGTTCGGCGAGGAGCAGATCCTGCTCTGGCGCCGCAGCTACGACGTGCCGCCGCCACCGCTCGAGCGGGACGACCCGCGTAACCCGGCGAACGACCTGCGCTACCGGGACGTGCCCGCCGCCGAGCTGCCGCTCACGGAGTGCCTGAAGGACACCGTCGCGCGCTTCCTGCCCTTCTGGCGCAGCCGCATCGCGCCGCAGGTGGCCGCAGGCCGGCGCGTGATCGTCGCTGCGCACGGCAACACGATCCGCGCCCTCGTCAAGTATCTGGACGACGTATCCGAGAAGGACATCGTAGCGCTCAACATTCCGACCGGCATCCCGTTGGTCTACGAGTTGCACGACGACCTGCGCCCGATCCGCAGCTTCTACCTCGGCGATCAGGAGAAGGCGCGCGCCGCGGCGGCGGCCGTGGCCGCGCAATCGAAAGCGCGTGTCTGA